A single genomic interval of Solimonas sp. K1W22B-7 harbors:
- the asd gene encoding aspartate-semialdehyde dehydrogenase, with product MKKLGMVGWRGMVGSVLMQRMQEENDFALVESHFFSTSSAGGPGPKVGGKDTPPLKDANSIDALRAMDVIITCQGGDYTNEVYPKLRASGWDGYWIDAASALRMKDDAVIILDPVNRGVIDAALGQGVKNYIGGNCTNSILLMGVGGLFREGLVEWVSSMTYQAASGGGANHMRELLKGMGTIHAAVADELATPASAILDIDRKVAQSIRNDVPTEFFGAPLAGGLIPWIDSQLENGQSKEEWKGQAEVNKILGNAQPIPVDGLCVRIGAMRCHSLALTLKLKRDLPLAEIEAIIRSGNDWVKWVPNDKPVTVRELTPASITGGLKVGVGRVRKLNLGPEYVSAFVIGDQLLWGAAEPLRRMLRIVLGKL from the coding sequence ATGAAGAAGCTGGGTATGGTGGGTTGGCGCGGCATGGTCGGTTCCGTGCTGATGCAGCGCATGCAGGAAGAGAACGACTTCGCGCTGGTGGAGTCGCATTTCTTCAGCACCTCGAGCGCCGGCGGCCCCGGCCCCAAGGTCGGCGGCAAGGACACTCCGCCGCTGAAGGATGCCAACAGCATCGACGCGCTCAGGGCGATGGACGTGATCATCACCTGCCAGGGTGGCGACTACACCAACGAGGTCTACCCGAAGCTGCGTGCCAGCGGCTGGGACGGCTACTGGATCGACGCGGCCTCGGCGCTGCGCATGAAGGACGACGCCGTCATCATCCTGGACCCGGTCAACCGCGGCGTGATCGACGCGGCGCTGGGCCAGGGCGTGAAGAACTACATCGGCGGCAACTGCACCAACAGCATCCTGCTGATGGGCGTGGGCGGGCTGTTCCGTGAAGGCCTGGTCGAGTGGGTCAGTTCCATGACCTACCAGGCGGCCTCCGGCGGCGGCGCCAACCACATGCGCGAGCTGCTCAAGGGCATGGGCACCATCCACGCCGCGGTGGCCGATGAGTTGGCGACCCCGGCCTCGGCGATCCTCGACATCGACCGCAAGGTCGCGCAGTCGATCCGCAACGACGTGCCCACCGAGTTCTTCGGTGCGCCGCTGGCCGGCGGCCTGATTCCCTGGATCGACTCGCAGCTCGAGAACGGCCAGTCCAAGGAAGAGTGGAAGGGGCAGGCCGAGGTCAACAAGATCCTCGGCAATGCCCAGCCGATCCCGGTGGACGGCCTCTGCGTGCGTATCGGCGCGATGCGCTGCCATAGCCTGGCGCTGACGCTGAAGCTCAAGCGCGACCTGCCGCTGGCGGAGATCGAGGCCATCATCCGCTCCGGCAACGACTGGGTGAAGTGGGTGCCCAACGACAAGCCGGTCACGGTCAGGGAACTGACCCCGGCCTCGATCACCGGCGGCCTCAAGGTGGGTGTGGGCCGCGTGCGCAAGCTCAACCTCGGGCCCGAGTACGTCTCCGCCTTCGTCATCGGCGACCAGCTGCTGTGGGGCGCGGCCGAGCCGCTGCGTCGCATGCTGCGGATCGTGCTCGGCAAGCTCTGA
- a CDS encoding YbaN family protein, which yields MTDSPPPSPPRPLAAPLRYLLLAFAGFCVGLGIVGIFVPGLPTTVFILMAGWAAARSSPRFSHWLESHRVFGPILKNWRETRSVSRRAKWSATVAMAVCALILFLTAGKPWLAECITAVMALVLAWLWHRPEPPQRV from the coding sequence ATGACCGATTCCCCGCCACCGTCTCCGCCGCGACCGCTTGCGGCGCCGCTGCGCTACCTGCTGCTGGCTTTCGCCGGCTTCTGCGTGGGCCTGGGCATCGTCGGCATCTTCGTGCCGGGGCTGCCGACGACGGTCTTCATCCTGATGGCCGGCTGGGCCGCGGCGCGCAGTTCACCACGCTTCTCCCACTGGCTTGAAAGCCATCGTGTATTCGGACCGATCCTGAAGAACTGGCGCGAGACACGCAGCGTCAGCCGTCGCGCCAAGTGGAGTGCCACGGTGGCGATGGCGGTCTGTGCGCTGATCCTGTTTCTCACCGCCGGGAAGCCCTGGCTGGCCGAGTGCATCACTGCGGTGATGGCGCTGGTGCTGGCCTGGCTCTGGCACCGGCCGGAACCGCCGCAGCGCGTGTAG
- the leuB gene encoding 3-isopropylmalate dehydrogenase: MNKKILILPGDYIGAEIMVEAVKVLELFKAEGEKIEWSFGHLGGAAYDAEGHPYPPSTQKAAREADAILMGAVGGPKYDSLPRAVRPEQGILGIRKDLGLFANLRPALAYEELAAASSFKPEVIAGLDILILRELTGDIYFGQPRGRRTNADGAEEGYDTMHYSRPEVERIAHVAFQAAQKRNKRLCSVDKENVLETSRLWREVVIEVGKQYPDVALTHMYVDNAAMQLVKNPKQFDVIVTGNIFGDILSDEASMLAGSIGMLPSASLDVNNKGLYEPIHGSAPDIAGQGKANPLATLLSVGMMFRYTFSRADLADRIDAAVKKVLQAGHRTGDIAQPGEKIIGTAAMGDAVVAALRK, translated from the coding sequence ATGAACAAGAAGATCCTGATTCTCCCCGGCGACTACATCGGCGCCGAGATCATGGTGGAAGCCGTGAAGGTGCTGGAGCTGTTCAAGGCCGAGGGCGAGAAGATCGAGTGGTCCTTCGGCCATCTCGGCGGCGCTGCTTATGACGCGGAGGGCCACCCGTATCCGCCGTCCACCCAGAAGGCCGCGCGCGAGGCCGATGCGATCCTTATGGGCGCCGTCGGCGGCCCGAAGTACGACAGCCTGCCGCGCGCCGTGCGCCCGGAGCAGGGCATCCTCGGCATCCGCAAGGACCTCGGCCTGTTCGCCAACCTGCGCCCCGCGCTGGCCTATGAAGAACTGGCCGCGGCCTCCTCGTTCAAGCCGGAGGTCATCGCCGGCCTGGACATCCTGATCCTGCGCGAGCTGACCGGCGACATCTACTTCGGCCAGCCGCGCGGCCGCCGCACGAACGCGGACGGCGCCGAGGAAGGCTACGACACCATGCACTACAGCCGTCCGGAGGTGGAGCGCATCGCGCACGTCGCCTTCCAGGCCGCGCAGAAGCGCAACAAGCGCCTGTGCTCGGTGGACAAGGAGAACGTGCTGGAGACCTCACGCCTGTGGCGTGAGGTGGTGATCGAGGTCGGCAAGCAGTACCCCGACGTCGCGCTGACGCACATGTACGTCGACAACGCCGCGATGCAGCTGGTCAAGAACCCCAAGCAGTTCGACGTGATCGTCACCGGCAACATCTTCGGCGACATCCTGTCGGACGAGGCCTCGATGCTGGCCGGCTCCATCGGCATGCTGCCCTCGGCCTCGCTGGACGTGAACAACAAGGGCCTGTACGAGCCGATCCACGGCAGCGCGCCGGACATCGCAGGGCAGGGCAAGGCCAACCCGCTGGCGACGCTGCTGTCGGTGGGCATGATGTTCCGCTACACATTCAGCCGCGCCGACCTGGCCGACCGCATCGACGCGGCGGTGAAGAAGGTGCTGCAGGCGGGTCACCGCACCGGCGACATCGCGCAGCCGGGCGAGAAGATCATCGGTACTGCAGCGATGGGCGACGCGGTGGTTGCGGCGCTGCGCAAGTAA
- the leuD gene encoding 3-isopropylmalate dehydratase small subunit has translation MKAFTQVSSKVMPLDRPNVDTDAIIPKQYLKSIRRTGFGPFLFDDWRYLDPGTLEVDPATRRPNAEFVLNDPKHAGSQILIARDNFGCGSSREHAVWALDDYGFRAVIAPSYADIFFSNCFKNGVLPVVLKPEEVQAIFEIVAADSAAQLTVDLPAQEVRLSDGRVFKFQINPHHKHNLVNGLDEIGLTLQQGDAIKAYEAKRRAEAPWLFN, from the coding sequence ATGAAGGCATTTACGCAGGTCAGCTCCAAGGTCATGCCGCTGGACCGTCCCAACGTGGACACCGACGCGATCATCCCGAAGCAGTATCTGAAGTCGATCCGGCGCACCGGCTTCGGCCCGTTCCTGTTCGACGACTGGCGCTACCTCGACCCGGGCACGCTGGAAGTGGACCCGGCGACGCGCCGGCCGAACGCGGAGTTCGTGCTCAACGATCCGAAGCATGCCGGTTCGCAGATCCTGATCGCGCGCGACAACTTCGGCTGCGGCTCCTCGCGCGAGCACGCGGTGTGGGCACTGGACGACTACGGCTTCCGCGCCGTGATCGCGCCGAGCTACGCCGACATCTTCTTCTCCAACTGCTTCAAGAACGGCGTGCTGCCGGTGGTGCTGAAGCCCGAGGAAGTGCAGGCGATCTTCGAGATTGTGGCGGCGGACTCCGCCGCGCAGCTCACCGTCGACCTGCCGGCGCAGGAAGTGCGCCTGTCCGACGGCCGCGTGTTCAAGTTCCAGATCAACCCGCACCACAAGCACAACCTGGTCAACGGCCTGGACGAGATCGGCCTGACGCTGCAGCAGGGCGACGCGATCAAGGCCTACGAGGCGAAGCGCCGCGCCGAAGCTCCGTGGCTGTTTAACTGA